A single region of the Oncorhynchus keta strain PuntledgeMale-10-30-2019 unplaced genomic scaffold, Oket_V2 Un_contig_2484_pilon_pilon, whole genome shotgun sequence genome encodes:
- the LOC118383299 gene encoding calcium-responsive transcription factor-like — translation MLRYVYQLGLRLHNAEYVYQLGLRLHNAERIGDSYRGYCNTDTELETILLLHKQQTNSVFGTRQSPSPAKPASRLMWKSQYVPYDGVPFVNAGSRAIVMECQYGPRRKGLQPKKTAEQNISPIIDYKATCPARIYIKKVCKFPQHRVPTDPNVDKRVVRQEQEKAFFNLRKTLWDVGRSPEVLHAAPHPESSPLS, via the exons ATGCTGAGGTACGTCTACCAACTGGGCCTGAGGCTTCATAATGCTGAGTACGTCTACCAACTGGGCCTGAGGCTTCATAATGCTGAG AGGATTGGTGACTCATACCGTGGCTACTGTAACACCGACACAGAGCTGGAGACCATCCTCCTGCTCCACAAGCAGCAGACCAACAGTGTGTTTGGGACACGCCAGTCCCCCTCCCCTGCCAAGCCTGCCAGCCGTCTGATGTGGAAGTCCCAATACGTACCTTACGATGGCGTCCCTTTTGTCAATGCAG GCAGTAGAGCTATAGTGATGGAATGTCAGTATGGTCCAAGGAGGAAAGGCCTCCAGCCCAAGAAGACTGCAGAGCAGAACATCAGTCCGATCATTGATTACAAAGCTACATGCCCTGCCAG GATCTATATCAAGAAGGTGTGTAAGTTTCCTCAGCACCGGGTGCCTACGGATCCTAACGTAGACAAGAGGGTCGTTCGTCAGGAACAGGAGAAAGCCTTCTTCAACCTCCGGAAGACCCTGTGGGACGTGGGGCGGAGTCCTGAG GTACTACATGCAGCTCCCCACCCAGAAAGCTCACCTCTATCATGA
- the LOC127922175 gene encoding uncharacterized protein LOC127922175, with the protein MVLVTSQSDNGEMYVIPSNQLGGAQVLLPRGHLLDIIDPTGSCGEKTADEKELHTITLTAVTDDSGSLTTDDSGSLTTVPSAVTDDRGSLTIVPSAVTDDRGSLTIVPSAVTDDSGSLTIVPSTVTDDSGSLTIVPSTVTDDSGSLTTVPSAVTDDRGSLTTVTSTVTDDRGSLTIVPSAVTDDRGSLTTVPSTVTDDSGSLTIVPSTVTDDRGSLTTDDSGSLTTVTSTVTDDSGSLTIVPSTVTDDSGSLTIVPSTVTDDSGSLTIVPSTVTDDSGSLTIVPSAVTDDRGSLTIVTSAVTDDRGSLTIVPSTVMDDSGSLTIVPSAVTDDRGSLTTDDSGSLTTVPSTVTDDRGSLTTVPSTVTDDRGSLTIVPSTVTDDRNSLTTVTSAVTDDSGSLTTVTSAAARARHRALRSVSPL; encoded by the exons ATG GTGCTAGTGACCAGTCAGTCAGACAACGGAGAGATGTATGTTATCCCCTCTAATCAGCTAGGAGGGGCTCAGGTGTTACTTCCTAGAGGACACCTACTGGACATCATAGACCCTACAG GATCCTGCGGGGAGAAGACTGCTGATGAGAAAGAGCTTCACACCATCACGTTAACAGCTGTTACGGATGACAGCGGCAGTTTGACTACGGATGACAGCGGCAGTTTGACTACAGTACCATCAGCTGTTACGGATGACAGAGGCAGTTTGACTATAGTACCATCAGCTGTTACGGATGACAGAGGCAGTTTGACTATAGTACCATCAGCTGTTACGGATGACAGCGGCAGTTTGACTATAGTACCATCGACTGTTACGGATGACAGCGGCAGTTTGACTATAGTACCATCGACTGTTACGGATGACAGCGGCAGTTTGACTACAGTACCATCGGCTGTTACGGATGACAGAGGCAGTTTGACTACAGTAACATCGACTGTTACGGATGACAGAGGCAGTTTGACTATAGTACCATCGGCTGTTACGGATGACAGAGGCAGTTTGACTACAGTACCATCGACTGTTACGGATGACAGCGGCAGTTTGACTATAGTACCATCGACTGTTACGGATGACAGAGGCAGTTTGACTACGGATGACAGCGGCAGTTTGACTACAGTAACATCGACTGTTACGGATGACAGCGGCAGTTTGACTATAGTACCATCGACTGTTACGGATGACAGCGGCAGTTTGACTATAGTACCATCGACTGTTACGGATGACAGCGGCAGTTTGACTATAGTACCATCGACTGTTACGGATGACAGCGGCAGTTTGACTATAGTACCATCGGCTGTTACGGATGACAGAGGCAGTTTGACTATAGTAACATCGGCTGTTACGGATGACAGAGGCAGTTTGACTATAGTACCATCGACTGTTATGGATGACAGCGGCAGTTTGACTATAGTACCATCGGCTGTTACGGATGACAGAGGCAGTTTGACTACGGATGACAGCGGCAGTTTGACTACAGTACCATCGACTGTTACGGATGACAGAGGCAGTTTGACTACAGTACCATCGACTGTTACGGATGACAGAGGCAGTTTGACTATAGTACCATCGACTGTTACGGATGACAGAAACAGTTTGACAACAGTAACATCGGCTGTTACGGATGACAGCGGCAGTTTGACTACAGTAACATCGGCTGCGGCTAGAGCTCGGCACAGAG CTCTCAGGTCTGTTTCACCTCTCTGA